Proteins found in one Lutimonas zeaxanthinifaciens genomic segment:
- a CDS encoding universal stress protein translates to MKRILVPVDFSKEAESAAKIAASIARKTDSEIFLVHMLELPVTTIDPAEMNSISSEPQIIYFMKLAHEKFEKFKQLPFFKGLRVVETIQFQHAFSGIINESEKNKIDLIVMGSQGASGLQEMFIGSNTEKVVRRSKVPVLVIKEGIDKFEVSDMIFASDFNKESKSTFHRVVEFANLFGAKIHLLYINTIHNFNTTKNIEKKMAQFMDDFDFNNYSTKIYNDISIEKGILSYARDIDADLIALNTHGRSGLSRLFNGSIGQELANHALRPVITFRL, encoded by the coding sequence ATGAAACGAATATTAGTTCCCGTAGATTTTTCAAAAGAAGCTGAAAGTGCAGCAAAGATAGCAGCCAGTATTGCCAGAAAAACGGATAGTGAAATTTTTCTTGTTCATATGCTTGAATTACCTGTAACGACAATTGATCCGGCTGAAATGAACTCGATTAGCAGCGAGCCTCAGATCATCTACTTTATGAAGCTGGCTCATGAGAAATTTGAAAAATTCAAACAACTTCCTTTTTTCAAAGGGCTCCGTGTTGTGGAAACGATTCAGTTTCAACATGCATTTTCGGGAATTATCAATGAAAGTGAGAAAAATAAAATTGACCTGATCGTTATGGGTTCTCAGGGAGCTTCAGGTTTACAGGAGATGTTTATCGGATCAAATACTGAAAAGGTAGTTCGAAGATCCAAGGTTCCGGTTTTGGTTATAAAAGAGGGTATCGATAAATTTGAAGTCAGTGACATGATATTTGCTTCAGACTTCAATAAAGAAAGTAAAAGCACTTTTCACCGGGTAGTGGAATTTGCAAACCTCTTTGGTGCAAAAATCCACCTCCTATACATTAACACCATTCATAACTTTAATACAACCAAGAACATTGAAAAGAAGATGGCTCAATTTATGGATGATTTCGATTTCAACAATTATTCCACAAAAATCTACAATGATATTTCTATTGAAAAAGGAATTTTAAGTTATGCCAGAGACATAGATGCAGATTTAATTGCCTTGAATACGCATGGCAGAAGTGGATTGTCCAGATTGTTCAATGGAAGTATTGGTCAGGAACTTGCCAACCATGCATTAAGGCCCGTAATTACATTCAGGCTGTAA
- the rimP gene encoding ribosome assembly cofactor RimP — MDENLVRKLVDEAVAENEALFLLDLNFGADRSIKVVVDGDSGVPLSECIRISRHVEHNLDREAEDFSLEVTTPNITDPLTNNRQFNKNIGRTLKVKTENESFEGKLTEVSEEGIRLFWKAREPKPIGKGKITVEKEQFLPLSEIKEAKVKIIF, encoded by the coding sequence ATGGATGAGAATTTAGTTAGAAAATTGGTTGATGAAGCAGTTGCTGAGAATGAGGCATTGTTTTTACTTGATTTGAATTTTGGAGCTGACAGAAGTATAAAGGTTGTAGTTGACGGTGATTCAGGTGTTCCGTTGAGTGAATGTATTCGAATCAGCAGGCATGTGGAGCATAACCTTGATCGGGAGGCGGAGGACTTTTCTCTGGAGGTTACAACTCCCAATATAACGGATCCGCTAACGAACAATCGACAATTCAACAAAAATATTGGCAGGACGCTTAAGGTGAAAACCGAAAATGAGAGTTTTGAGGGTAAATTGACAGAGGTTTCTGAAGAAGGTATTCGACTTTTTTGGAAAGCCAGGGAGCCTAAACCAATTGGAAAAGGTAAAATAACAGTGGAAAAGGAGCAATTTTTACCACTGAGTGAAATAAAGGAAGCAAAAGTGAAGATTATTTTTTAA
- the nusA gene encoding transcription termination factor NusA, giving the protein MENIALIESFSEFKDEKSIDRVTLMAILEEVFRSALKRKFGSDENFDIIINPDKGDLEIWRNRIVVENGEVEDDNEEISLSDAQKIEPDFEVGEEVSEEVKLVDLGRRSILALRQNLISKIHEHDNTNIFKHYKELEGELYSAEVHHVRHNAVILLDDNGNELVLPKSEQIRSDFFRKGESVRGIIKNVELRGNKPAIILSRTAPEFLVKLFEQEIPEVFDGLITIERVARIPGEKAKIAVDSYDDRIDPVGACVGMKGSRIHGIVRELGNENIDVVNYTKIDEQFIKRALSPAKVVSLKIHEAVDEEKPRVDVFLKPEEVSKAIGKGGVNIRLASQLTGYEIDVQREGVEDDVELSEFSDEIEEWVINEFKSIGLDTARSVLDLEVSELVKRTDLEEETILEVQRILKEEFES; this is encoded by the coding sequence ATGGAAAATATCGCATTAATTGAATCATTTTCAGAATTCAAGGATGAAAAGAGTATAGACAGGGTTACCTTGATGGCAATCCTTGAAGAGGTTTTTAGATCTGCTCTAAAGAGAAAGTTCGGGTCTGATGAAAATTTTGATATAATTATTAACCCGGACAAGGGTGACCTTGAAATCTGGAGAAACCGTATCGTAGTTGAGAACGGTGAGGTCGAAGATGACAATGAAGAGATTTCACTTTCAGATGCTCAAAAGATAGAGCCTGATTTTGAAGTTGGTGAAGAAGTGTCTGAAGAGGTTAAATTGGTGGACCTGGGAAGAAGATCGATTCTTGCCCTGCGTCAAAACCTGATCTCAAAGATCCATGAGCATGATAATACGAATATTTTTAAGCATTACAAGGAACTTGAAGGAGAACTCTATTCGGCTGAGGTTCATCACGTGAGACACAATGCTGTCATTTTGCTTGATGATAATGGAAATGAATTGGTGCTTCCTAAGAGTGAACAAATCCGCTCAGATTTTTTCCGTAAAGGAGAGTCTGTTAGAGGGATCATAAAAAATGTCGAGCTTAGAGGAAACAAGCCGGCAATCATTTTGTCAAGAACGGCCCCTGAATTTTTGGTCAAACTATTTGAGCAGGAAATCCCGGAGGTATTTGACGGATTGATTACCATAGAGCGTGTTGCTAGAATTCCTGGTGAAAAGGCTAAGATTGCTGTGGATTCTTATGATGACAGAATTGATCCTGTTGGTGCCTGTGTTGGTATGAAAGGATCAAGAATACATGGGATTGTGAGAGAATTGGGTAATGAGAACATTGATGTGGTGAATTATACCAAAATCGACGAACAATTTATTAAAAGAGCCTTGAGCCCTGCAAAAGTAGTTTCCTTAAAGATTCATGAAGCCGTTGACGAAGAGAAACCAAGAGTTGATGTTTTTCTTAAACCGGAAGAAGTTTCAAAAGCTATCGGTAAGGGTGGTGTGAATATTCGACTTGCGAGTCAATTGACAGGTTATGAAATTGATGTTCAGAGAGAAGGTGTTGAAGATGATGTTGAATTGAGCGAATTCTCAGATGAAATCGAAGAATGGGTAATCAATGAGTTTAAAAGTATAGGTCTTGATACGGCAAGAAGCGTCTTGGATCTTGAGGTCAGTGAATTGGTAAAAAGGACTGATCTTGAAGAAGAAACTATTCTTGAAGTACAAAGAATATTGAAAGAAGAATTCGAATCATAA
- the infB gene encoding translation initiation factor IF-2 — protein MTDYKPQRFNKVLRELNISLDRAVEFLANKGIDIDHRPTAKISQEVYTILSDEFQTDKSKKVASKEIGEEKRKEKEEIRLALEKEAEMKRLQEEAKRAEIFKTDSEKISGPKMVGKIDIDPAPTAEEESEVVEEPVKEAPVEEVIKGSKKLKGLKQVGKIEVESKDIPSQEETKKVEEKKTEPVSKEEEAKPEEDSQEPTQTLKTEYQKLSGPKKTGETIDLSKFERPKKKPAEKKETPSDSSKTKKKRKRIHVQRSDFGQSGRGQSGNKGGQRGGRKPVVKEEPSAEEVQKQVRETLEKLQGKSKKGKGAKYRREKRDLHRQQAEKDLEQQEAESKVIKVTEFVTANEVATMMNVSVTEVISACMSLGMMISMNQRLDAETLTIVAEEFGYKVEFVDAEVEETVEEEEDRPEDLQPRAPIVTVMGHVDHGKTSLLDYIRKANVIAGESGGITQHIGAYAVELEDGQKITFLDTPGHEAFTAMRARGTQVTDIAVIVISADDAIMPQTKEAISHAQAAGVPIVFAINKIDKPDANPDKVKEELAQMNLLVEDWGGKIQSHDVSALKGIGIKELLEKILLEAELLELKANPNKMATGSVVEAYLDKGKGYVATVLVDAGTLRVGDYILAGHHSGKVKALQDERGNNVKEAGPSRPVSILGLDGAPQAGDKFKVYEDEREAKQIAAKRSQLSREQSVRTQRHITLDEIGRRIALGGFKELNIILKGDVDGSVEALTDSLQKLSTEEIQVNIIHKGVGAITESDVLLASASEAIIIGFNVRPSANARQLAEKEEIDIRNYSIIYKVIDDVKDAMEGMLSPDIVEEITGSAEIRETYKISKVGTIAGCMVQEGKIYRSSKIRLIRDNVVIFTGELSSLKRFKDDVKEVSKGYDCGMQIKNYNDIMVNDVIEAFQEVEVKKKLK, from the coding sequence ATGACAGACTATAAACCACAAAGATTTAATAAAGTTTTACGAGAACTGAATATTTCTCTTGACAGAGCCGTGGAGTTTCTGGCCAATAAGGGAATTGACATTGATCATCGGCCTACGGCGAAGATCTCTCAGGAGGTTTATACAATTCTGTCTGATGAATTCCAGACGGATAAGAGTAAAAAAGTAGCCTCAAAGGAAATTGGAGAAGAGAAGAGAAAAGAAAAGGAAGAGATTCGATTAGCTCTTGAAAAAGAGGCCGAGATGAAACGCCTTCAGGAAGAAGCCAAGAGAGCGGAGATCTTTAAGACGGATTCTGAAAAAATATCGGGACCAAAAATGGTTGGAAAGATCGATATTGATCCGGCTCCCACTGCTGAAGAAGAATCCGAAGTTGTTGAAGAACCTGTTAAGGAAGCCCCTGTTGAGGAAGTGATCAAAGGCTCCAAGAAGCTGAAGGGCTTGAAACAAGTGGGTAAGATCGAGGTAGAATCCAAGGATATCCCTTCCCAGGAAGAAACCAAAAAGGTAGAAGAGAAAAAGACAGAACCTGTCTCGAAGGAGGAAGAGGCAAAACCTGAAGAGGATTCACAGGAACCAACTCAAACCCTAAAAACGGAATATCAGAAGCTTTCCGGACCCAAAAAGACAGGTGAGACTATAGATCTTTCAAAGTTTGAAAGACCTAAAAAGAAACCTGCTGAAAAGAAAGAAACGCCGAGCGATTCCAGCAAGACCAAAAAGAAGCGTAAAAGAATTCACGTTCAACGAAGTGATTTTGGCCAGTCAGGAAGAGGTCAGTCAGGAAATAAAGGAGGTCAAAGAGGAGGAAGAAAACCTGTTGTTAAAGAGGAGCCATCTGCTGAAGAGGTCCAAAAACAGGTACGAGAAACGCTTGAAAAGCTTCAGGGGAAATCAAAAAAAGGGAAAGGAGCCAAATACAGAAGAGAGAAAAGAGATCTTCACCGTCAGCAGGCGGAAAAGGACCTGGAACAACAGGAAGCAGAAAGTAAAGTGATCAAGGTAACCGAATTTGTTACGGCAAATGAAGTGGCAACCATGATGAATGTTTCTGTTACTGAAGTAATTTCGGCATGTATGTCATTGGGGATGATGATTTCCATGAACCAAAGGCTCGATGCTGAAACGCTTACGATTGTTGCCGAAGAGTTTGGATATAAAGTCGAGTTCGTAGATGCTGAGGTAGAAGAGACGGTTGAGGAAGAAGAGGACAGACCGGAAGATCTGCAACCAAGAGCTCCTATCGTTACGGTTATGGGTCACGTTGATCATGGTAAAACTTCTTTACTTGATTATATCAGAAAGGCGAATGTAATTGCCGGTGAATCCGGAGGAATTACACAGCATATAGGTGCTTATGCTGTTGAACTTGAAGACGGGCAAAAGATTACGTTCCTTGATACTCCGGGTCACGAAGCGTTTACGGCTATGCGTGCGAGAGGAACACAGGTAACAGATATTGCGGTGATCGTAATTTCAGCGGATGATGCTATAATGCCTCAGACCAAGGAAGCCATAAGTCATGCACAGGCAGCAGGAGTACCGATCGTATTTGCGATTAATAAAATTGATAAACCCGATGCCAATCCGGACAAAGTGAAGGAGGAGCTGGCTCAAATGAATCTTTTGGTTGAAGACTGGGGTGGTAAAATTCAGTCGCATGATGTGTCGGCCTTAAAAGGTATTGGTATAAAAGAACTTTTGGAGAAGATCCTTCTGGAAGCCGAATTACTCGAATTGAAGGCCAATCCAAATAAAATGGCAACTGGTTCGGTAGTCGAAGCTTACCTTGATAAAGGAAAAGGATATGTAGCTACCGTTTTGGTTGATGCGGGAACCCTTAGAGTTGGAGATTATATTCTTGCGGGTCATCATTCAGGTAAAGTTAAAGCTTTACAGGATGAAAGAGGCAATAATGTAAAAGAGGCAGGCCCTTCAAGGCCCGTTTCAATTCTTGGACTTGACGGAGCTCCTCAGGCAGGAGATAAGTTTAAAGTATATGAAGACGAGAGGGAGGCCAAACAAATTGCGGCAAAAAGATCTCAATTGAGTCGTGAGCAATCTGTTAGAACTCAAAGACATATAACACTTGATGAGATTGGAAGAAGAATAGCGCTTGGAGGATTCAAAGAGTTGAATATTATTCTAAAAGGTGATGTGGATGGTTCTGTTGAGGCACTTACAGATTCGCTTCAGAAATTGTCTACCGAAGAAATTCAGGTGAATATCATACATAAAGGTGTTGGTGCGATTACCGAATCCGACGTGTTGCTGGCTTCGGCGTCTGAGGCGATCATCATCGGATTTAATGTAAGACCTTCAGCCAATGCAAGACAGCTTGCAGAGAAAGAAGAAATCGATATCAGAAACTACTCAATTATCTACAAGGTTATTGATGATGTTAAAGATGCCATGGAAGGTATGTTATCTCCAGATATTGTGGAAGAGATTACCGGTAGTGCAGAGATCAGAGAGACCTACAAGATTTCTAAAGTAGGTACCATTGCAGGTTGTATGGTTCAGGAAGGTAAGATTTACAGAAGCTCTAAGATCAGATTGATCCGAGACAATGTTGTGATCTTTACGGGTGAACTAAGTTCCCTGAAACGCTTTAAGGATGATGTAAAAGAAGTTTCCAAGGGATATGACTGTGGTATGCAGATCAAGAACTACAATGATATCATGGTTAACGATGTGATTGAAGCGTTCCAGGAAGTGGAAGTGAAGAAAAAGCTTAAGTAA